The following DNA comes from Ornithobacterium rhinotracheale DSM 15997.
ACACCACCAATCCACGATTTTATGATTGATTGTGGCGAAGAAGGCGACATGACCGATGTGTATTTGTCTGAGCCAAAGGTGGTAATGGTCATAACCTCGTTGCCGTCGAGAGCGAGCGAAAAAGGTTTGGCTAAAATTGCTGAATGGGTGCAAGCCCTAAAAGCTGAAAATCCTGATATCAAGATTTTGAATGTTTCTTCTCAAAACTTAAACATTGGCGGTGTAAATTCTTGCTTAATGGATGCCACAACGCTCAAAACCATGATTCGTAGCAATCCAGGCGTGGTATTCCTAAACAAAGGAACGGTAACGGCTAAATTTGCTTGGCGTGATTTGCCGAAAATTAAAAATGTAAATGCTAATTTCTAACGGGTGGCAAGGTTCATAATCAGTAAAATACTCTATGGTTTGCTCACTTTGTGGGGTGTGGTTACCGTGATTTTCTTGCTCTTTAATGTAATGCAAGGAGACCCTGCGCGTATGATGCTCGACCAGAACGAAGACCCTGTGCAATTGGCGGCGATTCGCCATAATTTGGGCTACGACCAACCAAAATTTAAGCAGTATCTATACTATTTAAATGATTTATCGCCTATTTCTATAAATAGCAAAGACAGAGAAGATTTTACTTATTATTCTAAAGCCAAATATGGCGGAAAGGTGCTTTTTTCTACACAGAATTATGATGTAGTGCTTAAATATCCTTATTTGCGAAAATCTTACCAAAAACAAGGGAAACCCGTTGCCGAAATCATTGCTGAAACCTTGCCTAATACGCTCATTTTAGCCACCTCTGCAATTGTGATTGCATTTATTTTGGGAATTGTTTTGGGGATTATTTCTGCGGTGTTCAAAGACACTTGGATAGATAAATTTTTGCTTGTAATCACTTCGATTGGTATGAGTGTGCCGTCGTTTTTTGCCGCGATCATTATGGCGTATATTTTTGCCTATCTCTTGGTAGATTACACGCATCTGAACATGACGGGGAGTTTATACGAAGTCGATGATTATGGCACGGGCAAATATTTAGATTTAAAGAATTTAATTTTGCCTGCCATTACTTTAGGGATTCGTCCGCTTGCGGTGATTACGCAGCTCACGCGCAACTCTTTGCTCGATGTGATGAGTCAAGATTACATCAGAACCGCATTTTCCAAAGGATTGAGCAAAAAGCAAGTGATTCTAAAACACGCATTAAAAAATGCGCTAAATCCCGTAATTACCGCCACATCGGGCTGGTTTGCGGGCATGCTTGCAGGAGCCGTTTTTGTGGAATTTATTTTCGGGTGGAATGGGATAGGCAAAGAAATCGTAAACGCTTTGAACACGCTCGACCAGCCCGTGATTATGGGTGCCGTTTTGGTCATTGCATTGGCGTTTATCATCATTAATATTTTGGTGGATATTCTCTATGGCGTGCTCGACCCAAGAGTGAGAAAATAGGAATTTAGGTGTTTTTTTGATTGAATTTTGATACTAAATATAAAACACAAAAAAATCCCGAGTAATCGGGATTTTTTAATTCTTTGAAAATTATATGATTAGATTAAATCTTTCATTTTAAATTCTTCTCCGCTGTAGCGATCAAAGCAGTCTTTCAAAATTTGCTCCGCTTCTTCTTTAGTGCCCCAGCCTTGCACATCTACTTTCTTTTTCTCTAAATCTTTATACACTTGGAAGAAATGTTCTATTTCGCTTCTCATGTGCGGGTTAAGGTCTTCTAGCGTTTCAAGGTTACTCCAAACAGGGTCGCCCACAGGTACACAGATTAATTTTTCGTCTGGACCTTTCTCATCTTGCATGTGGAATACACCAATGGTTTTCACTTCGATTAAACATCCAGGGAAAGTAGGCTCTGTTACCAATACCAAAACATCTAGCGGGTCTTGGTCAAGGGCAAGTGTATTAGGAACAAATCCATAATCAGCAGGGTAGTGCATAGAGGAGAAAATAGTTCTGTCTAAACGGATTCTGTTCCATTTTTTGTCTAATTCATATTTGTTGCGGCTTCCTTTAGGAATCTCGATTAATACATCAAATGTTTTCATAGTCTTTATATGATTTAAATAATATCGCAAATTAATCATTATTTGGAAAAGCAACAAAATTAAATTCTAAAAATTTAACTTTTATGCATGGTCAAAATAGTTTTTTAATTGAATGCTTACTTTTTTGGCTAATTGCATGACCATGATATGCGTGCCACCTTTTATGATATCGGCATTTTTAATATTTCTTACGGGGAACACAATATCCCTATCGCCGTGCATGTGATGTAGATTTTTTACGACTAAATCTTTTGGATCCCAACGAATGATTTGATGGATACTCCACTTTAAATAATAAGGATCTCGGTGCGTGAAAAATTCCTTGATTTCAGGCAGCCGTCTGTCGTATAACTTTCTAAAAAAAGAATAAGAAAGAAAACTGTCTGAAGTGAAAAAACGCATCGGAATCAATCGATCGGCATTTAATTTTCCGCCCCAGCGCATCAATTTTGGGAGCTCGCTATGGTTTTTCACTGTGGAGATTAAAATCGTTTTTTTAGGCGAAAGAAAACGATTCATTTCTTGCACGATAATGCCCCCAAATGATAATCCAAGCAAGGCAAAATCCTCGCTTGTGTCTATGTTTTTTGCCATGCGTTGCGTGTAGTGCACCAGCGTTTCGCCCCTTTCGGGAATGAGCCATTCGATGAAAACGGGCTCTATCCCATCGGGGAATTTTAAAAATTTAAACGCCTTTTGGTTGGCACCGAGCCCGCTGATGCAGTAGAGTTTCATAAAATTTGCACTTCCACAATGCCGTCTGGATTAAGCATAACTAAATCCACCTCGGTGCATTGATTGATTAAATCTGGATTGTATGGCGTTTGCACTTTGATGTAATTTTCGGTATAGCCGAACATCATGCCATCTTTATTTTCTGCCTCCCACACTACTTTTCGTCGTGTGCCCAATTGAGATTGGTAAAATGCAACACGCTTTTTCTCGGAAAGAATTCTAAGCATTTTGTTGCGTTTTTTTCTTTCGTTAATCGGTACTACGCCTTCAAAATCAACGGCTTCTGTGTTGTCTCGCTCCGAATAAGTAAAGACATGCAAGTAGCTGATTGGTAATTGATTCAAGAAATTATAAGTTTCAAGAAAATGTGCTTCGGTCTCACCTGGGAAGCCCACAATCACATCTACCCCGATGCAACAATGCGGCATAATTTCTTTAATTTTAGCCACACGCTCTTGGTAAAGCCCTGTCAAGTAGCGGCGTTTCATTTTCTTTAAAATCTCGTCGCTACCTGATTGCAATGGAATATGAAAATGCGGCACAAATCGTTGGCTCTTTGCCGTGTATTCGATTAATTCATTTTTTAATAAATTCGGTTCGATAGATGAAATTCTGATACGGTGCACATCTGTCTCTTGGTCAAGTCGTTCCACGAGTTCCAAGAAGGTGTGGTCGTGCTTTTTGTTACCAAATTCACCTTTTCCATAATCGCCGATGTTTACTCCCGTGAGCACGATTTCTTCAATCCCTTTTTCGGCAATTTCTTGTGCATTTTTTAGTACATTTTCCACGCTGTCGCTTCGCGAAATTCCACGCGCAAGCGGAATGGTGCAATAGGTACATTTGTAGTCGCATCCGTCTTGCACTTTTAGGAAAGCACGCGTTCTGTCGCCAATGGAGTAGGCACTTTCGTAAAAATCAGCTTCTTCGATTTCGCAAGAGTGAATTTGCGTGTTTTCCTTGTTTAAGCTATCTAAAAAATGGACAATATTAAATTTTTCTTTTGCCCCCAAAACCAAATCCACACCTTCCATAGCTGCGATTTCTTCAGGTTTTAATTGCGCATAACATCCCACCACAATCACAAAACCTTGCGGATTGGCTTTTTGTGCCATCTTCACCACGCGTTTGCAATCTTTGTCGGCATTTTGCGTTACCGAGCAGGTGTTTATTACATACACATCGGCAGGCTGGTCAAACTCCACTTGCTCATAGCCACCTTGTTTGAGCGAACGAGCAATGGTGGAGGTTTCGGAAAAATTGAGTTTGCAGCCAAGGGTATAGAAAGCTGCTTTTTTATGTAGATTGTTATTTTGTGACGCATTCATTTTGCAAAAATAATCATTTTTAGGATAGAAATATCTTGTATTAAATCTTAACACATAAATATTGTTCAGTAAAATGAAAAAAGTATTAAATTAGCCAAAGAATTCAAAATTAATTTCACATGAAACGACTTTCTACCCTTATTTTTATTATGTTTTTTGCAATGCTTCATGCTCAAAAAAGTATTGATGTGCAAGCTCGTTTTTTAGAAAATACCAAATATGAAGCTACGGCTAAATACGAGGTGAACATGAAGGTACTTGATAGCGATGAGTCCTTAGATATGAATTTTGTATTCAAAATGGATTTTTTGACGGGTAAGAAATCGGGAGAAAAAACGCCTATCGTCATCAAGATGAATAAGATGGATTTTAAAATCAACGAAAATTTAATTCCGATTTCTTTTAATGGCTTGAAGATGTATGGCATTGCCGAAAATGGAACCAAAATTAGCATTGATTCGGTTGCGGGGACTATGATGAATAGCGAAGTGAAGAAGCAGCTCAAAAAGACATTTGACCAAATGAAACAGTACGATTTCTCTGGGAAAATCAAAGTGGGAGAGTCCAAAACTCTATCCCTGCCAATTGAGATGGATGGAGATAAAGTGGTGGCAGAAATGGTTTACACGCTAGAGCGTATCGAAAACAATCACGGGGTATTTAATTTCAAAGGGAAAATTCCAGAATATATGAGCAATCAGGGCTTAAAAACCAATATAGAGCTAGAAGGGAAACTTTTCTATGATATTAAAAACTTTTTCTACGATATAAACGATATCAATATGAAAATGAAAATGCAAAAAGGATCAAAAACCATCAATGCATTAGGAAAATTCGATATAAGAATTAACATCGTTAAAGAATAAAAAAACGAATTTTAGCTATTTTTTAATTCAATGAAAAAAGCATTTTCTCTACTATTTTTGTTCGTATTATTTGGGCTAAATGCGCAAAAATCCGTTAGGCTAAAACCTGGATTTTATCCCAAAAAGCATTACCAAATTGAGTCCAAATCATTGATCAATATATTTGGGCAAGGAAATGCAGTTGCGATGCTTGAGCAGTTTACAATCGAGATAAAGACGGGGCGGAGATTCATTTTTATCATTCCATTTTCGGGAAAGATTACCGAGAGCACCTTTAGAGCCAATGGGCAAGAAATTCAGCCCCAAGAAAAAATTGTGGGTGCAGATTTTAGTGGGCTTTCAAATGGCGAAATCCTGCGTATTGATACGATTGCGATAAAAGAGAAAAGCATACTTGAGCGATTGAATAATGTTTTTGGAACAATGAATGATTACAATCAATTTCTAAAAGGAAGAATGCGAATAGGCAATCGTTTTGTGATGAGGTTGCCCATGCAAGAAATTCAAAAATATATGAAAGGGGAGAATAAAGATTCTGACATTAAAATCATTTATACGCTCACCAAGATTGATAAAAAATATGCATATTTGGATTTATCTGTCGAAATGCCAGAACTGGAATTTGAATCTGGAATCATCTCTAAACTAAAAGGAAAAGGAGGGGCGAGATATGATAAGGATGCCAAATTCTTTGATAAAAATGATGTAACGATCGAAATCTCGCTTTCGCAAGATGACAAGAGTGTAGATATTATAAACGATATTTCGCTAGACACTAAGGTTTTAGATTTAAACTAGAAATTCTTTAAATACAAAAAAACAGCCCTTAAAACTAAATTTAAGGGCTGTTTATATATAGAGAAAAAGTATTATTCAATTTTGATGTAAGTATTGATCAAAGTTTCCTCTTTACCATCTTGGTCTCTATCTTGCGTTTTGCCTTTTAAAACCAAAGTTTTGCTATCTGGAAAGCTCACTAGATAGTCAGGAAATTGCAATCCATTGATAGTTAAGTGTTCACCATTTTCAGTAAAGTTATAGTATTCTATCTCATTGTTTAAAGGTATGCAAGTATCATTTTCCCCTTCAGTAAAGCTCTCATGGAAGTATTGATTTTTTTGATTAAAAGCAATATAATCTTTCTTAGCACATTCGTTCTCCTCACGAAAATCAAAGGTATTTGCTTTGTTGTTACTCGTATTTATGATTTTTTTCTCCACCAAATGCCACTTGCCTAAAAGTTTTCCATTGTATAGATTAGTTTTCGTATTATCATCATCGTTTTTACAACTTGTAAAAAGGAAAGATAAGCCCAATAAGCCTGAGAGTAAAACTATTTTTTTCATAGCATAAATTTTAATGCAAATGTCAAAAGTAGTGCCAAATGAATGCGTTACTAAATTGAATTTAAAAAATCACCAAACAAAAATCATGAGCATACTACTGATTGAAATCCTAAGAAAATATGTATATTAGCCTAATTGTAATTAAAATTTAATGAAAAAGGCTATTTTATTATCGAGCCTCATGAGTGTTTCGGCACTAGCGATGGCTCAGAAAAAATTAAGTTCAAAACCCAATATCGTAATCATTTATGCAGATGATTTGGGAATCAACGATTTGTCTTGCTATGGGGCTAAAGAAATCAAAACGCCAAACATAGACAAATTGGCGCAAAATGGTGTGAGGTTAACCAATGCTTATGCTGCAGCGGCAACCTGTACGCCGAGCCGTTTTTCATTGCTTACAGGCGTTTATCCTTGGAAAAACAAAAATGCCCGAATCCTAGAAGGCGATGCGCCGATGCTCATTCCACAAAACGACCATAATTTGCCAAGCCAATTGCAAAAGGCAGGCTATGTTACGGGCGTAGTGGGAAAATGGCATTTAGGTTTAGGAAATGGCAAAATGGACTGGAACCAAAAAATCACTCCGTCGCCCAACGATATAGGATTCGATTATTCATTCATCACCGCAGCTACCAACGACCGTGTGCCTACTGTTTTTGTAGAAAATCACTCGGTGGTGGGCTTGGAAAAATCAGACCCGCTCAAGGTGAGTTATAAAACCAATTTCCCAGGTGAGCCTACGGGAAAAGACAATCCAGAATTGCTGAAATTAAAACCTTCGCAAGGGCATAATCAAAGTATCCATAACGGAATTCCACGCATCGGCTATCAAACGGGCGGAAAGAATGCCCGCGACCAATGGGTAGATGAGGATATGGCAGATCTTTTTGTGAAAAAGGCAGAAAACTTTATTTCAGAAAATAAAAATAAACCATTTTTCTTGTACTACGCACTGCACCAGCCACATGTGCCGCGCACACCGAATCAGCGTTTTGTGGGGAGTACCAATTTAGGACCAAGAGGAGATGCCGTGGTAGAAGCCGATTGGTGTGTGGGACAAATCATGGAACAGCTTAAAAAAGAGAATTTGCTAGACAATACTTTAGTAATTTTCAGTAGCGACAATGGTCCTGTGCTTGACGATGGCTACTTTGATGGGGCAGAGGAGACCAAAAATCTTCATCAGCCTTGGGGTAAATATAAAGGTGGGAAATATAGCATGTACAACGCAGGGGCAAATATTCCTTTGATTGTATATTGGAAAGACCAAACCCCGCAAAAGGTGTCTGATGCTTTGCTTTCTCAGATTGATTTACCTGCATCTTTGATGGATTTGGTGGGAATGAAAAATGTAACTTTTGCCGATTCTCAAGATTATTTAAAAACATTTTTGGGCAAATCCAACAAGCACCGCAAATATCTGTTGCACGAGGGAATGCAAGGTAAAATTGCATTGAGACAAGGCAAATGGTCTTACATTCCGCCGTATGACGGGCCTAAAATGGTGCCATGGGGTGTAACTATCGAAACAGGAAATGCCGACAAACCACAATTGTACAATTTGTGCCAAGACCCAGGCGAGACCAAAAATGTTGCTGAAAAACACGCAAATAAAATTAAGAAATTTGATAATTTAATTAAAGCTTCAATGCAATGATACATTTTAGAAATTGCTTCCTTTTTTGTTTAACTTTTTGTGCAGTTGTGCTTTTTGCACAGCAACCACAAACGGTAGAAGTGTTTAAAAATACACTCGTAAATTTCAGCAACGAGGGCGAAATCCCGAATACGATTCGTTTGCAAAGTGGTCGGCTTTTAATTAAAAAAGTAAAAGCACCCGTATTTAAAAAAGGAACAGATGTTTCTATCAAAGTAAAATTGCGTTCTAATGGTGATTCTTGGGACAAGGCGGGCTCTGTTTTTGTTTTAAGCCCTAAAGATCAAAACAATATTTTAAAAATAGCGCAAGGCAAAGCCAAATTCCCAAGTGGCTCTGCACCCGAGGCGGGGTTTAATGGCGTGCTGCCTGCAGAAGGCTACAATCCGCCTGTGGAATTGATGCGTTTTATGACGCCTTTTGGCGTAGGACATTTTAGCGACACGATTAAATTCCCCAAAACCAAATTAGGGCGTCCTGTGAGTGTGCCTACTTGGGCAGATTTTGTGGAGTGGAATCAGGATATTTCGCAATTGCAATCTTTGTTGATGGGCGAATTTTATGTCGGTGTTTGGATTGATACTTGGACTAAAGAAGGCTATTTGGTAGACATCAGTTTGGAATATTCGGGAAGACCTCGCCCGATTAAAAAAGTGCTCCCGCTTGTGAGCACAGTCTACTACATTGATGGACAAAAAATCCCTGATTTCTTTTCAAGACAAACTTTGCAGATGTCTTTTGATTTTCCAAAAGTGAAAAAATCAACTCAACCTGAACTATACTACATCACTTCGGGGCATGGTGGGCATGAAAAAGGCGATGAATTTGTGAAAAAACAAAATACCGTGAGCATAGATCACAAGCCCGTTTTAGATTTTATTCCATGGAGAGATGATTGTGCTTCGTTCAGAAGGTTTAGCCCCACGAGTGGCGTTTGGGTGCAGAAAGACACGGCAAGATTTTACAACGATGCGGGCGGGGTAGAAACTCGCGTGATTGAAGAACGATTGGCGTCTTCGGATTTGTCTCGCTCTAATTGGTGCCCAGGTTCGCAAGTATTGCCTGAAATTGCCCCTGTTCAATTATCGCAAGGAAAACATGTTTTAGCTATAAAAATACCTGCCACTGCCAATAAGGAAAATCAACAAAATCATTGGATGGTTTCGGCATATTTGGTGTACTAAAAAAACTTCAATTTAAATAAATGAAAAAAATAATTGTTTTATCCCTTGGATTGCTTGGGAACCTACTTTTAGCACAAAAAGCAATCGATTATGTAGATCCGTTCATTGGCACCTCCAATTTTGGAGCTACCAATCCTGGAGCCATTGCGCCGCGTGGCATGTTGAGCATTTCGCCGTTTAATGTGGCGTTTGATACCACGGGCATTAAAAATCCTTTAGAAAAAGATAGCCGATGGCTTTCTAATCCATATGTGCACGAAAATACATTTTTCACAGGTTTCACGCATGTGAATTTGAGCGGTGTAGGCTGTCCAGATTTGGGCGTAATCATCGCTATGCCCACCATGGGAGATTTAGAACTAAATCACTTAAAATATGGTAGCACTTACCACGACGAAAAAGCAAAACCAGGCTACTATGCTTTGACATTGGATAAATATAACATTAAGGCAGAAGCCACTGCCGATACAAGAGCGGGCATTACTCGCTATACTTTCCCCGCAGGGCAAGCCAATTTAATCATCAATCTTGGTTTGGGCTTAACCAATGAGCAAGGAGCGGTGATCAAAATGAATAATAATCAGGAATTTCAAGGAATGCGTATGGTGGGCTCGTTTTGCTACAATAATGCAGAAGGGGCATATCCCGTGTATTTTTATGGCAAAGTTTCGATTCCTGCCGAGGAATTTGGTTCGTACAAAGTGGCAGATAACTACCAAGGCGTAGAAGCGCAATGGATGACCTATAACGGACAAACTTTGCTAAAACCTTCGTTCACTAATGAAGTCATAGGCGATAGCATCGGCGGTTTTTTTAGTTATAATTTTAAAAAACCGACACAACTTGAATTAAAGATTGGCGTTTCGTATGTAAGTATTGAAAATGCTAAAGAAAACTTGATGAAAGAAATCGGGCAAAAAGACTTTAACCAAGTGGTGGCGCAAACTCAAAACGCTTGGGAAGATAAACTCTCAGTCGCTGAGGTAGAGGGCGGAACTTTAGACCAGAAAAAAATATTTTATACAGGACTATACCACGCATTGATTCATCCCAATATTTTAAACGACATCAATGGCGAATTTCCTTTACACAAACGCGTGGGCATAAAGAAAACCAATCACCAGCGATATACCGTATTTTCGTTGTGGGATACCTACCGCAATTATCATAGCTTATTGTCGCTGTTATATCCACAAGACCAGTTGGATATGGTAAATACAATGCTCGATATTTACGACGAAACAGGTTGGTTGCCAAAATGGGAATTAAACAACACCGAAACCTTTACCATGGTAGGCGATCCTGCCACCGTTGTTTTGGCAGATACCTACATGCGTGGCATCACAGGTTTTGACAAGAAAAAAGCTTACGAAGCCATGCTAAAAGGTGCAACGCAAATGAAAGACAATCCGCTACGCCCAGGGATTGATGATTACTGGACATATGGCTATGTGAGTTTAAATTCAGGTGTGCCTGGTCCTGTTTCCACTACTCAGGAATATAATATTGCGGATTTTGCAATTTCTCAATTTGCGAAAGTGATGGGAGATAAAGAAAATCAAAAGAAATTTGATACTCAATCTAAAACTTACCGAAAATTATATGACAAAAAATGGAGTCTTCTAGTACCAAAATACAGAAATGGCGAATGGCTAAAAGACTTTAATCCAGAAAAAGGAGCCAATTTTGAAGCCAACGAGGGCTACATCGAAGGAAACGCCTATCAATACACATTTATGGTTCCGCAAGATATTCGTGGTTTAATAAAACTAATGGGCGGAAACAAAAATTTCGTGAAAAATCTAGATGCCGTGTTCGAAAAAGGACAATTCGATATGGCAAACGAGCCAGATATCGCTTATCCTTATCTATACAATTACATCAAAGGTAGCGAGTGGAAAACCCAAATGCGTGTAAACGATTTATTGAACAAATATTTTACAACACAACCTGCAGGGCTCCCTGGCAACGACGACACGGGCGTAATGTCTGCTTGGGCGATGATGAGCATGATGGGCTTTTATCCTACCGAACCAGCCGTTGCTAATTATGCACTTACGGCACCTAAGTTTACTAAAATTAAATTACGCTTAAATCCAAAATTCTTTGGAAACGATGCGGTGGAAATCATCTCCAATGCAAGCCCAGAGAACATTTACATTCAGCAAATTAAAATAGATGGTAAGAAACATAATTCTTACTTCATCACCGATAAAGAATTGAAATCTGCAAAAAAAATAGAATTTATACTGGGAAATCAACCCAAAAAATAAAAAAATATGGAAAAAATACAAGGACTCATCGTTGCACCCTTTACGCCGTTTGACAAAGCTGGCGAGGTGAATTATGACATCATTCCGCAATATGCCGAAATGCTCAGAAAAAATGGGCTAAAAGGCGTTTTTATCAACGGTTCGTCGGGAGAGGGCTATATGCTCACTACCGAGGAGCGCATTCAACTAGCCGAAAAATGGAAAGCGTCTGTGCCAGCTGATTTTAAAATCATTGTGCATGTAGGGAGCACTTGCGTGAAAGATAGCAAAAAAATGGCTGAGCATGCCCAAGCCCTAGGCGTGTTTGGGATAGGCTCTATGGCTCCGCCGTTTCCAAAAATTGGGCGAGTAGAAGAGTTGATTGCCTATTGCCAAAAAATTACAGAAGGAGCACCCGATTTGCCATTCTACTATTACCACATTCCAGTGTTCAATGGGGCGTATCTGTCTATGGTAGAATTTTTGGAAAAAGCCGACCAAAAGTTACCAAGCCTTGCGGGCATTAAATATACCTACGAAAATATGTACGAGTTTAACCAATGTAAATTTGTGCAAAACGGGAAATATGATATGCTCCATGGGCAAGACGAAACACTTTTGGCGAGTTTGGCAATGAGCAAAACCCAAGGCGGCATTAGTGGCACTGCCAACTATGTGGGCAATGTGCTTGTGGGCGTAATGGAGGCATGGCAAAAAGGAAACTTAGAAAAAGCCCGAATTTTGCAAAATTATAATCAAGAAGTCATCAATGTGATTGTA
Coding sequences within:
- a CDS encoding ABC transporter permease; protein product: MARFIISKILYGLLTLWGVVTVIFLLFNVMQGDPARMMLDQNEDPVQLAAIRHNLGYDQPKFKQYLYYLNDLSPISINSKDREDFTYYSKAKYGGKVLFSTQNYDVVLKYPYLRKSYQKQGKPVAEIIAETLPNTLILATSAIVIAFILGIVLGIISAVFKDTWIDKFLLVITSIGMSVPSFFAAIIMAYIFAYLLVDYTHLNMTGSLYEVDDYGTGKYLDLKNLILPAITLGIRPLAVITQLTRNSLLDVMSQDYIRTAFSKGLSKKQVILKHALKNALNPVITATSGWFAGMLAGAVFVEFIFGWNGIGKEIVNALNTLDQPVIMGAVLVIALAFIIINILVDILYGVLDPRVRK
- a CDS encoding inorganic diphosphatase, which produces MKTFDVLIEIPKGSRNKYELDKKWNRIRLDRTIFSSMHYPADYGFVPNTLALDQDPLDVLVLVTEPTFPGCLIEVKTIGVFHMQDEKGPDEKLICVPVGDPVWSNLETLEDLNPHMRSEIEHFFQVYKDLEKKKVDVQGWGTKEEAEQILKDCFDRYSGEEFKMKDLI
- the mtaB gene encoding tRNA (N(6)-L-threonylcarbamoyladenosine(37)-C(2))-methylthiotransferase MtaB; translation: MNASQNNNLHKKAAFYTLGCKLNFSETSTIARSLKQGGYEQVEFDQPADVYVINTCSVTQNADKDCKRVVKMAQKANPQGFVIVVGCYAQLKPEEIAAMEGVDLVLGAKEKFNIVHFLDSLNKENTQIHSCEIEEADFYESAYSIGDRTRAFLKVQDGCDYKCTYCTIPLARGISRSDSVENVLKNAQEIAEKGIEEIVLTGVNIGDYGKGEFGNKKHDHTFLELVERLDQETDVHRIRISSIEPNLLKNELIEYTAKSQRFVPHFHIPLQSGSDEILKKMKRRYLTGLYQERVAKIKEIMPHCCIGVDVIVGFPGETEAHFLETYNFLNQLPISYLHVFTYSERDNTEAVDFEGVVPINERKKRNKMLRILSEKKRVAFYQSQLGTRRKVVWEAENKDGMMFGYTENYIKVQTPYNPDLINQCTEVDLVMLNPDGIVEVQIL
- a CDS encoding lipocalin family protein gives rise to the protein MKKIVLLSGLLGLSFLFTSCKNDDDNTKTNLYNGKLLGKWHLVEKKIINTSNNKANTFDFREENECAKKDYIAFNQKNQYFHESFTEGENDTCIPLNNEIEYYNFTENGEHLTINGLQFPDYLVSFPDSKTLVLKGKTQDRDQDGKEETLINTYIKIE
- a CDS encoding sulfatase family protein gives rise to the protein MKKAILLSSLMSVSALAMAQKKLSSKPNIVIIYADDLGINDLSCYGAKEIKTPNIDKLAQNGVRLTNAYAAAATCTPSRFSLLTGVYPWKNKNARILEGDAPMLIPQNDHNLPSQLQKAGYVTGVVGKWHLGLGNGKMDWNQKITPSPNDIGFDYSFITAATNDRVPTVFVENHSVVGLEKSDPLKVSYKTNFPGEPTGKDNPELLKLKPSQGHNQSIHNGIPRIGYQTGGKNARDQWVDEDMADLFVKKAENFISENKNKPFFLYYALHQPHVPRTPNQRFVGSTNLGPRGDAVVEADWCVGQIMEQLKKENLLDNTLVIFSSDNGPVLDDGYFDGAEETKNLHQPWGKYKGGKYSMYNAGANIPLIVYWKDQTPQKVSDALLSQIDLPASLMDLVGMKNVTFADSQDYLKTFLGKSNKHRKYLLHEGMQGKIALRQGKWSYIPPYDGPKMVPWGVTIETGNADKPQLYNLCQDPGETKNVAEKHANKIKKFDNLIKASMQ
- a CDS encoding PNGase F N-terminal domain-containing protein gives rise to the protein MIHFRNCFLFCLTFCAVVLFAQQPQTVEVFKNTLVNFSNEGEIPNTIRLQSGRLLIKKVKAPVFKKGTDVSIKVKLRSNGDSWDKAGSVFVLSPKDQNNILKIAQGKAKFPSGSAPEAGFNGVLPAEGYNPPVELMRFMTPFGVGHFSDTIKFPKTKLGRPVSVPTWADFVEWNQDISQLQSLLMGEFYVGVWIDTWTKEGYLVDISLEYSGRPRPIKKVLPLVSTVYYIDGQKIPDFFSRQTLQMSFDFPKVKKSTQPELYYITSGHGGHEKGDEFVKKQNTVSIDHKPVLDFIPWRDDCASFRRFSPTSGVWVQKDTARFYNDAGGVETRVIEERLASSDLSRSNWCPGSQVLPEIAPVQLSQGKHVLAIKIPATANKENQQNHWMVSAYLVY
- a CDS encoding GH92 family glycosyl hydrolase, with the protein product MKKIIVLSLGLLGNLLLAQKAIDYVDPFIGTSNFGATNPGAIAPRGMLSISPFNVAFDTTGIKNPLEKDSRWLSNPYVHENTFFTGFTHVNLSGVGCPDLGVIIAMPTMGDLELNHLKYGSTYHDEKAKPGYYALTLDKYNIKAEATADTRAGITRYTFPAGQANLIINLGLGLTNEQGAVIKMNNNQEFQGMRMVGSFCYNNAEGAYPVYFYGKVSIPAEEFGSYKVADNYQGVEAQWMTYNGQTLLKPSFTNEVIGDSIGGFFSYNFKKPTQLELKIGVSYVSIENAKENLMKEIGQKDFNQVVAQTQNAWEDKLSVAEVEGGTLDQKKIFYTGLYHALIHPNILNDINGEFPLHKRVGIKKTNHQRYTVFSLWDTYRNYHSLLSLLYPQDQLDMVNTMLDIYDETGWLPKWELNNTETFTMVGDPATVVLADTYMRGITGFDKKKAYEAMLKGATQMKDNPLRPGIDDYWTYGYVSLNSGVPGPVSTTQEYNIADFAISQFAKVMGDKENQKKFDTQSKTYRKLYDKKWSLLVPKYRNGEWLKDFNPEKGANFEANEGYIEGNAYQYTFMVPQDIRGLIKLMGGNKNFVKNLDAVFEKGQFDMANEPDIAYPYLYNYIKGSEWKTQMRVNDLLNKYFTTQPAGLPGNDDTGVMSAWAMMSMMGFYPTEPAVANYALTAPKFTKIKLRLNPKFFGNDAVEIISNASPENIYIQQIKIDGKKHNSYFITDKELKSAKKIEFILGNQPKK
- a CDS encoding dihydrodipicolinate synthase family protein, with protein sequence MEKIQGLIVAPFTPFDKAGEVNYDIIPQYAEMLRKNGLKGVFINGSSGEGYMLTTEERIQLAEKWKASVPADFKIIVHVGSTCVKDSKKMAEHAQALGVFGIGSMAPPFPKIGRVEELIAYCQKITEGAPDLPFYYYHIPVFNGAYLSMVEFLEKADQKLPSLAGIKYTYENMYEFNQCKFVQNGKYDMLHGQDETLLASLAMSKTQGGISGTANYVGNVLVGVMEAWQKGNLEKARILQNYNQEVINVIVKYRGNIVGGKRIMKLMGLDLGENRVPFRNVTAEEEAALLKDLEAIDFFNKCNEL